The following are encoded together in the Pedobacter steynii genome:
- a CDS encoding retropepsin-like aspartic protease: MKNSGTIMKVIHMVVWFVMLLVSFTSFGQTHHSAFDVLYEQINQKNFFKLNQLFARTNSKLPIAHQYFIGAVLDNAFNKPEESNRKILKLEASKAILPDSLMLKVRLIKEDNCMKQYDYAGAKNAVQTALNQYPDLLTADEKNDLRNNLKIWTALEHELRQQVSINGSTRLKMEKDIAGLKNLKVNTGKDTMNFIFDTGANISTVSASAARRLKMKVISAGIDVDAVTGISVKADLAVCKKLVLGNVTVENAVFLVFADSALRFPQINYQINGILGFPVIEALNEVQLTQDDYFIVPYEDTKINMQSNMAIDGLTPLIYIDGRHFTFDTGADKTMLYAPFYQENKKNIDKQYQSVKIGMGGAGGKIEHEGFKVNHTFHILGRQVPLKNVSLLKAKINKETVYGNIGQDVIRQFSKMILNFNQMFIKFD; encoded by the coding sequence ATTATGAAGGTGATACATATGGTGGTATGGTTTGTTATGTTGTTGGTATCTTTTACCAGCTTCGGCCAGACTCATCATTCTGCGTTTGATGTCCTATATGAGCAGATCAATCAAAAGAATTTTTTTAAACTCAACCAGCTTTTTGCCAGAACGAATAGCAAATTACCCATTGCGCACCAGTATTTTATAGGGGCGGTGCTCGACAATGCTTTTAACAAGCCCGAGGAATCCAACCGGAAAATTCTGAAACTGGAAGCCTCAAAAGCCATACTTCCGGATTCACTGATGCTTAAAGTCCGGCTTATTAAAGAGGACAACTGCATGAAGCAGTACGATTATGCGGGCGCAAAGAATGCCGTGCAAACTGCCCTCAACCAATATCCTGACTTACTTACAGCGGATGAAAAAAATGACTTAAGAAATAACCTGAAAATATGGACTGCCCTGGAGCATGAACTCCGACAACAGGTTTCCATTAATGGCAGCACCCGTCTTAAGATGGAAAAAGACATTGCAGGCTTAAAAAACCTGAAAGTAAATACAGGAAAAGATACCATGAACTTTATTTTTGATACAGGAGCTAATATTTCTACGGTTTCAGCATCCGCTGCCAGGCGCTTAAAAATGAAGGTCATCTCTGCTGGTATTGATGTGGATGCAGTTACCGGCATTTCTGTTAAAGCAGATCTTGCCGTTTGTAAAAAACTGGTCCTGGGGAATGTTACAGTGGAAAATGCTGTATTTCTTGTATTTGCGGACAGTGCACTTCGCTTTCCGCAAATCAACTATCAGATCAACGGCATTCTTGGGTTTCCTGTTATTGAGGCTTTAAATGAAGTACAGCTGACACAAGACGATTATTTTATTGTGCCATATGAGGATACAAAAATCAATATGCAATCGAATATGGCAATTGACGGCCTGACTCCGCTCATTTACATAGATGGAAGACATTTTACTTTTGATACCGGTGCCGATAAAACGATGTTATATGCGCCATTTTATCAGGAAAATAAAAAAAACATTGACAAGCAGTACCAGTCCGTTAAGATTGGTATGGGCGGTGCCGGCGGAAAGATTGAGCATGAGGGATTCAAAGTGAATCACACCTTCCATATATTGGGAAGGCAGGTTCCCCTTAAGAATGTTAGTTTATTAAAAGCTAAAATCAATAAAGAAACTGTTTATGGAAACATAGGACAGGATGTGATTCGTCAATTCAGCAAAATGATCCTGAATTTTAACCAGATGTTTATTAAGTTCGATTAA